A genomic window from Exiguobacterium acetylicum DSM 20416 includes:
- a CDS encoding pyrimidine-nucleoside phosphorylase codes for MRMVDLIATKRDGGELATADIQAMVEGFTNGEIPDYQMSAMSMAIFYQGMSDREIADLTMAMVNSGDVIDLSRIHGKKVDKHSTGGVGDKISLIVAPLVASIGIPVAKMSGRGLGHTGGTIDKLEAFPGFDVELSEEAFVSQVNDIKMAIIGQTGNLTPADKKLYALRDVTATVNSIPLIASSIMSKKIAAGADSIVLDVKTGSGAFMKSFEDAKALATEMVSIGKSVNRKTVAVITDMDQPLGFEIGNANEVKEAIEVLQGKDVRDLKVIALTIASHMAVLGEFYPTFDEAYADLETRLGNGAALDVFKKFIAAQGGDASLVDDMTKALETKYEKTFVASKAGYVSEIIADEVGVAAMILGAGRATKADEIDHAASVTLHKKVGDRVEVGDVIATLRSNKETLDQAIEKMDHAYHISETKPEARPLVHAVIQ; via the coding sequence ATGCGTATGGTAGATTTGATTGCAACAAAACGAGACGGTGGCGAACTCGCAACAGCTGATATTCAAGCAATGGTAGAAGGATTCACGAATGGTGAGATTCCAGATTACCAAATGTCAGCGATGTCGATGGCGATTTTCTATCAAGGAATGTCAGATCGTGAAATCGCTGATTTGACGATGGCGATGGTCAACTCGGGCGACGTGATCGACCTTTCACGTATCCACGGGAAAAAAGTCGATAAACACTCGACAGGCGGTGTTGGTGACAAGATCAGTCTGATCGTCGCACCACTCGTTGCGTCAATCGGCATTCCGGTTGCGAAGATGAGCGGTCGTGGACTCGGTCATACAGGTGGAACTATCGACAAACTCGAAGCGTTCCCTGGTTTTGACGTCGAGCTTTCAGAAGAAGCGTTCGTCTCACAAGTCAACGACATTAAGATGGCAATCATCGGTCAAACGGGTAACCTAACGCCTGCAGACAAAAAACTCTACGCCCTTCGTGACGTCACGGCGACGGTCAACTCGATCCCATTGATCGCAAGTTCGATCATGTCGAAAAAGATCGCAGCAGGAGCGGACAGCATCGTACTCGACGTTAAGACGGGTTCTGGTGCCTTCATGAAATCGTTCGAAGATGCAAAAGCACTTGCGACAGAGATGGTTTCGATCGGTAAGAGTGTCAACCGTAAGACGGTTGCTGTCATTACAGACATGGATCAGCCGCTCGGCTTTGAAATCGGTAACGCAAACGAAGTCAAGGAAGCGATCGAAGTCCTTCAAGGAAAAGATGTCCGTGACTTAAAAGTCATCGCCTTGACAATCGCTTCACACATGGCAGTCCTCGGTGAGTTCTACCCGACGTTCGATGAAGCATATGCGGATCTCGAAACACGTCTCGGTAACGGAGCAGCACTTGACGTCTTCAAGAAGTTCATCGCAGCTCAAGGTGGCGACGCTTCACTCGTTGACGACATGACAAAAGCACTTGAAACGAAATACGAAAAAACATTCGTTGCTTCAAAAGCGGGTTACGTCTCTGAAATCATCGCTGACGAAGTCGGTGTTGCAGCGATGATCCTCGGTGCAGGACGCGCGACGAAAGCAGATGAGATCGATCACGCAGCAAGCGTTACGCTGCACAAAAAAGTCGGCGATCGTGTTGAAGTCGGCGATGTCATCGCAACGCTTCGTTCAAACAAAGAAACGCTCGACCAAGCAATCGAAAAAATGGATCACGCATACCATATCAGTGAAACGAAACCGGAAGCACGTCCGCTCGTTCACGCTGTCATCCAGTAA